Genomic window (Gelria sp. Kuro-4):
AAAATATTAGAAGCAAAATGGCCAAAACCATGATTGCGATCCACACCAGCGTGTGCCGTGTAACATCTTCCAAGGAAAGGCCCGTCAAATTGCTGGCCGCGTACAAGCAGACGCCCACCGGCGGTGTGATAAGCCCCAGAGCCAGGGTGATCACCATCATGACCAGGAAGTACACAGGATCGATGCCGGCCGTCTTGACGGTGGGAAGCAGAATGGGCACAAGGATGAAGATCGCTGCTGTCGCGTCCATGAACATGCCCACCAGGATCAGAAACCCGAAAATGAGCAGCATGGTCATGAGCGGACTGGTCGTGACATTAGTCAAAAGAGTCGCCACCCGCACAGGTAGGCCATCATACTCAAAAATCCACCCGGCCACCTTGGCTGTCACAGCTATGAAGAGAATAGTACCGGTAAGTTTAGCTGTGCGGAAGAAGAGACCAGGCAATTTGGTCCAGGTGATGCTACGATAGACCAGGAGGGCGATCGCTATCGTGTAGATGACTGCGATCCCGGCCGCCTCGGTTGGTGTGAAGTAGCCGAGCACTATACCGCCCATCAGAATAACAGGTACAAGGAGGGCGGGGATAGCGCGCAGGCTGCTCGTCACAAGGTTGTGCCAGTCAAAAGCGATGCGCTTGCCGATGCCGTGCCGGCTACAATACACGTGATTGTAAACCATAAAGCTTAGAGCAATAATGAGGCCGGGCACAACACCGCCCATAAGCACCCGACCGATAGATTCATTGGCCACCGATCCGGCCACAACCATTAGAATGCTTGGAGGTACAATAGTAGCCAGTGTAGAGGTGATCAAAGACAGGCCAGTAGCGTAGGTAATAGGGTAGCCATTCCTTCTCATGGCACCGATGCTGATCGCACCCACACTGGCCACGTCTGCGACAGAAGAGCCGGACATGCCGGCAAAGATCACACTCGAGACTATGGTAACCTGACCCAAGCCGCCCGGTGCCCAGCCCACGAGGGCATTCGCAAAGTCGAAGATTTTTTCCGCTACTCCCCCTTCATCCATGAGCATGCCGGCCAGAACAAAAAGGGGCACCGCCACCATGATAAAGTTGTTCATAGAACTGAACATGGACTGCGCCACCAGGTTTAAAGGAATGTCCGTGAAAGCCACCAAGGTAAGAGCAGATGCTATCCCCAGCGCCACGGCCAGCGGCACCCCGATTACAGTCAGGGCGAGAAAAAGGAGGAGGAGGGTAATGCTCATTTTCTCGCCCTCCTTAGGCCAATCAGCTCCGGCCGCAAGACGACGGACTCAACGACACCGAGTAAGCCCATAAGCGCCGAAACCGGCACGCAAATCCCCACCAACCACATCGGAATCATCAAGGCCGAACCTAATTCGCGCATGCGCACCTGCTGGGAAACCAGCTGTGCACCGGTAATGAACATGAAAACAAAGAAGCCGACTGTGCTGAGGATATAGATCCAGGGCACCAGCCTTTGTAGGCTGGCGGGAAGGTAGTTGAGGAAAACCGTCACCCGTGCGGATTCAGCCTGGCGAAATCCGGAACCGATGCCCAAAAACACAAGCCAGACGAACAAAAAACGCGTTGCTTCCTCAGTCCAAGGGGCTGGACGCCCAACCCAGCGGCCGAGGATTTGAATTGCAACGGTCACAATGACCGCGCCGACGCCAATGCCGGCTAGGTAATCGGGGATCCGGTTAAGCGTTCGGAAGAATGTCGCCGCCCGCGGTAACGCTTCTTTCCGCAATTCAGCAGCAGCTCCGCCCATGCAGTTCATGCCCTCCTTCCTCACCATACCCTGAAAGAAAAGGGGTAAGAGGGACCATCTCTTACCCCTCAGCTGTGTTAGCTCGCTTTGCCGACAAACTGCAGGGTCTTGGCAAAGAAGTCCTTGTCCTTTACGAGCTCCGAGAATTTGGGATAGAGGGGCTTAGCCACATCCACAAAGGCTTTCTGCTGCTCCGGGGTCAGCGTGTTGATCTCCATTCCTTTGCTCTTAAGGAACTCGGCCGCTTTAGCATCCTGGTCAGCATCATATTCTGCTTTCCAAGCCTGTATTTCTTTCGTGGCATCGGTCAAGGCCTGCTGCTGCTCGGCGGTGAGGCCTGCGAACTTCTTCGCGTTGATGCCCACTACCCAACCGTCCGCCATGTGGTTCGACATCGTCAGGTACTTCTGCACCTCGTAGAATTTAGCGCTCATCGGTATGTCGATCGGGTTCTCCTGCCCGTCAATCGTCTTCAGCTGCAGGGCGTTGTACACTTCGCCGAAAGCCATGGGCGTCGGCGCTGCCCCTGCCGCCTTAAAAAACTCTACCCAGAGCGGGTTGTTGGGCACCCGGAAGCGGAGCCCTTTCAGATCCTGCGGTCCCGTGATCGGCTTCTTCGAGTTGGTCATCTGCCGGAAAGAACGTGTCCAGAACCCCAGTCCTTTGATCCCAAGTTGATCCAGGCTTTGTAGCAGGGTTTTGCCCAGATCGCTGTT
Coding sequences:
- a CDS encoding TRAP transporter large permease — encoded protein: MSITLLLLFLALTVIGVPLAVALGIASALTLVAFTDIPLNLVAQSMFSSMNNFIMVAVPLFVLAGMLMDEGGVAEKIFDFANALVGWAPGGLGQVTIVSSVIFAGMSGSSVADVASVGAISIGAMRRNGYPITYATGLSLITSTLATIVPPSILMVVAGSVANESIGRVLMGGVVPGLIIALSFMVYNHVYCSRHGIGKRIAFDWHNLVTSSLRAIPALLVPVILMGGIVLGYFTPTEAAGIAVIYTIAIALLVYRSITWTKLPGLFFRTAKLTGTILFIAVTAKVAGWIFEYDGLPVRVATLLTNVTTSPLMTMLLIFGFLILVGMFMDATAAIFILVPILLPTVKTAGIDPVYFLVMMVITLALGLITPPVGVCLYAASNLTGLSLEDVTRHTLVWIAIMVLAILLLIFFPSLVLTPLSWLGM
- a CDS encoding TRAP transporter small permease is translated as MNCMGGAAAELRKEALPRAATFFRTLNRIPDYLAGIGVGAVIVTVAIQILGRWVGRPAPWTEEATRFLFVWLVFLGIGSGFRQAESARVTVFLNYLPASLQRLVPWIYILSTVGFFVFMFITGAQLVSQQVRMRELGSALMIPMWLVGICVPVSALMGLLGVVESVVLRPELIGLRRARK
- a CDS encoding DctP family TRAP transporter solute-binding subunit, with protein sequence MVKRILVAVLALFLLAGCSQPAPTGGGTQGGQAAKKVVMNLATPDPDSSSITVAAKEFAKAVGEKSNGSIEIKVSPNGSLYGGDPAAAVKQLGAGSLDMLVLSTSLYANFEPRFTAISVPYLFNDTKQLEDYLNSDLGKTLLQSLDQLGIKGLGFWTRSFRQMTNSKKPITGPQDLKGLRFRVPNNPLWVEFFKAAGAAPTPMAFGEVYNALQLKTIDGQENPIDIPMSAKFYEVQKYLTMSNHMADGWVVGINAKKFAGLTAEQQQALTDATKEIQAWKAEYDADQDAKAAEFLKSKGMEINTLTPEQQKAFVDVAKPLYPKFSELVKDKDFFAKTLQFVGKAS